In a single window of the Desulfovibrio mangrovi genome:
- a CDS encoding rhodanese-like domain-containing protein, with amino-acid sequence MRYITPLHHLLAFLLVLSMHAAAFAEAGDVTPEEAIRLINEATPQNELVILDIRTAPEFMMGHIQNAVHMNFYNSDFETQLSTLPRDKRYLLYCHSGSRSERALAMMRKMGFHHVYHLQSGIVGWYKADLPLEH; translated from the coding sequence ATGCGCTACATCACTCCCTTGCACCACCTGCTTGCCTTTCTGCTTGTTCTTTCCATGCACGCCGCAGCTTTTGCCGAGGCCGGAGACGTTACACCGGAAGAGGCCATCCGCCTTATCAACGAGGCCACCCCGCAGAACGAGCTGGTCATACTCGATATACGGACAGCACCCGAATTCATGATGGGACACATACAGAATGCTGTGCACATGAACTTTTACAACAGCGACTTCGAAACGCAGCTCAGCACCCTGCCCCGCGACAAGCGCTACCTGCTTTACTGCCATTCCGGCAGCAGAAGCGAGCGCGCCCTTGCCATGATGCGCAAGATGGGCTTCCACCATGTCTATCATCTGCAATCAGGCATTGTCGGCTGGTACAAAGCCGACCTGCCCCTTGAACACTGA
- a CDS encoding bifunctional enoyl-CoA hydratase/phosphate acetyltransferase, with product MTIRSLEHLAEHMLARNVRTRLAVAACAEDFVIQACLAAHERGLVDPIFVGDQEKVAHIAGKLGADMSSFERHDVADPAAAVELCIRLYKAGDAGAIMKGKVNTDVLLRGVLNKETGVPPTGVLSHVGVFNAPGHDKLMILTDAGINISPNLQRKADILRNALKVAEALGIAAPRVAMLAATEKVIYPAMPATLDAQMVAKMGEQGEFGDAIVAGPFALDLAVSQRAVECKGVCNPVAGNADILVAPDIESGNILYKALTSMMNIEMAGIVAGSSVPVVLPSRGDTDRTKFYSIALATLMTMAQKEAP from the coding sequence ATGACCATTCGATCTCTTGAGCATCTTGCCGAGCATATGCTCGCCCGGAATGTCCGGACCCGTCTGGCCGTGGCGGCCTGTGCCGAGGACTTTGTCATTCAGGCGTGTCTGGCCGCTCATGAACGGGGGCTGGTTGATCCCATTTTCGTTGGGGATCAGGAGAAGGTGGCCCATATTGCAGGCAAGCTTGGTGCGGACATGTCTTCCTTTGAACGGCATGACGTGGCCGATCCCGCGGCAGCGGTTGAACTGTGCATCCGTCTTTACAAGGCCGGTGACGCAGGTGCCATCATGAAGGGCAAGGTGAATACGGATGTTCTGCTTCGCGGCGTGTTGAACAAGGAAACCGGCGTGCCGCCCACGGGCGTGCTTTCGCATGTCGGTGTGTTCAATGCTCCGGGGCATGACAAGCTGATGATCCTTACCGACGCCGGCATAAACATTTCGCCGAATCTGCAGCGTAAGGCGGATATCCTGCGTAACGCCCTCAAGGTGGCTGAGGCGCTGGGCATTGCGGCTCCCCGCGTTGCCATGCTGGCCGCTACGGAGAAGGTTATCTATCCCGCCATGCCTGCCACCCTTGATGCTCAGATGGTGGCTAAGATGGGCGAGCAGGGCGAGTTCGGTGATGCCATTGTGGCCGGGCCGTTTGCGCTTGACCTTGCCGTGAGCCAGCGGGCCGTGGAATGCAAGGGCGTGTGCAATCCCGTGGCCGGGAATGCTGATATTCTGGTCGCGCCTGATATTGAAAGTGGCAATATTCTCTATAAGGCTTTGACTTCCATGATGAATATAGAAATGGCCGGCATTGTGGCCGGTAGCAGCGTGCCCGTGGTGCTGCCTTCCCGTGGCGATACCGACAGAACCAAGTTCTACTCCATTGCGCTGGCCACCCTCATGACCATGGCACAGAAGGAAGCTCCCTGA
- the ilvN gene encoding acetolactate synthase small subunit has protein sequence MKHTISALVKNRVGVVADVTDVFKRNGVNFKSISCAETEEFDVSRLVITVENHDAQLEKVLDEVRLLDSIAELDDLSRKEFVDREMALIKVGFTRETMTQVMQIFEVFRANVIGMGQETISVEITGDEDKVDGLIKMLRPHGIRSLCRTGVVALKRGDE, from the coding sequence ATGAAACATACCATTTCCGCGTTGGTGAAAAACAGGGTCGGTGTAGTTGCCGACGTTACTGATGTATTCAAGAGAAACGGCGTGAACTTCAAATCCATTTCCTGTGCGGAAACGGAAGAGTTTGACGTGTCCCGTCTGGTCATCACCGTGGAAAATCACGACGCCCAACTGGAAAAGGTTCTCGACGAAGTGCGCCTGCTCGATTCCATTGCCGAACTGGATGACCTTTCCCGCAAGGAGTTCGTCGATCGCGAGATGGCGCTGATCAAGGTAGGCTTCACCCGTGAGACCATGACGCAGGTCATGCAGATTTTCGAGGTGTTCCGGGCCAACGTCATCGGCATGGGACAGGAGACCATCAGCGTTGAGATTACGGGTGACGAGGACAAGGTGGATGGCCTTATCAAGATGCTTCGTCCTCACGGTATACGCAGCCTGTGCCGCACCGGCGTGGTGGCCTTGAAGCGTGGCGATGAATAG
- the buk gene encoding butyrate kinase, with protein MHILAINPGSTSTKVALFDGETELFSHTVEHDKKELRHYARVTEQMSLRRDAILQALAEHGYADVKLAAVVGRGGLLAPMHGGSWRVTQAMLDDLASAKHGEHPCNLGAPLALEFARQHGVEAVIVDPVVTDEMDDVARISGLPELPRRSVFHALSQRAAARTAARKLGIEYEKGKFLVCHMGGGISVAAHRHGRICDVVNALDGDGPFTPERTGRLTALGVLDLVHEGRYTYEALRTIILKEGGLWAHLGTNDLREVERRMQQGDEQARRIFEAMAYNVAKELVSLAPALLEGVEDARGEDGISAIVITGGMARSVRLIETLRRRMGFLAPFVVLPEVEEMQALAAGCLRVLEGRETPREYTGTERDLV; from the coding sequence ATGCACATACTTGCGATCAATCCCGGTTCCACCTCCACCAAGGTGGCGTTGTTCGATGGCGAAACCGAACTGTTTTCCCATACCGTCGAGCACGACAAGAAGGAATTGCGCCATTATGCGCGGGTTACGGAACAAATGTCCCTGCGACGCGATGCCATTTTGCAGGCGCTTGCCGAACATGGCTACGCAGACGTGAAACTGGCTGCCGTGGTTGGTCGCGGTGGTCTGCTGGCCCCCATGCACGGTGGTTCGTGGCGGGTTACGCAGGCCATGCTGGATGATCTGGCTTCCGCTAAACATGGTGAACACCCCTGCAACCTCGGGGCTCCGCTGGCGCTGGAATTTGCCAGACAGCACGGCGTTGAGGCGGTCATCGTCGACCCCGTGGTTACGGATGAAATGGACGACGTGGCCCGCATCTCCGGCCTGCCGGAACTGCCGCGACGCAGCGTGTTTCACGCTCTGTCGCAGCGCGCCGCTGCCCGTACCGCCGCCCGCAAGCTGGGGATCGAGTATGAGAAGGGTAAGTTCCTCGTCTGCCATATGGGGGGCGGCATTTCCGTTGCGGCGCACCGGCACGGGCGCATCTGCGATGTTGTGAACGCTCTGGATGGCGACGGTCCCTTCACGCCGGAGCGCACCGGCAGGCTCACTGCATTGGGGGTGCTGGATCTGGTGCACGAGGGCAGGTATACCTATGAGGCCCTGCGCACAATCATCCTCAAGGAAGGTGGATTGTGGGCGCATCTGGGCACCAACGACCTGCGCGAGGTTGAGCGCCGCATGCAGCAAGGTGACGAGCAGGCCAGACGAATCTTCGAGGCCATGGCGTATAATGTTGCCAAGGAACTGGTCTCTCTTGCCCCAGCCCTGCTTGAAGGAGTGGAGGATGCACGCGGGGAAGACGGCATCAGCGCCATTGTCATTACGGGCGGTATGGCCCGGAGTGTACGGCTGATTGAGACGCTTCGCCGCAGAATGGGATTCCTTGCGCCTTTTGTTGTCTTGCCTGAAGTGGAGGAGATGCAGGCGCTGGCAGCCGGTTGCCTGCGCGTGCTGGAGGGGCGGGAGACTCCGCGTGAGTATACGGGCACGGAGCGTGATCTTGTCTGA
- a CDS encoding TetR/AcrR family transcriptional regulator, giving the protein MASSKDLILENAKQLFAENGFKGTTIAQIAKTSNVTDAAIYRHYKSKQQIFDVIVETFLADYRVLLDQIKERQKSGYCLIENLILDLCGFIDARNIEFKVILNAYTTIDSARKAMDAFYDYLAETVVACLNRGIKDGTVRSDIAIQQTSVIIATLLVGVNRRRLFGPIAPNHETMAQDTVVFCQSAIRSF; this is encoded by the coding sequence ATGGCATCATCCAAAGACTTGATTCTGGAAAACGCCAAGCAGCTTTTCGCCGAGAATGGATTCAAGGGCACCACCATCGCCCAGATAGCCAAGACCTCCAATGTGACGGATGCCGCAATATACCGGCACTACAAGTCGAAGCAGCAGATTTTCGATGTGATCGTGGAGACCTTTCTGGCTGATTACCGCGTGCTTCTGGACCAGATCAAGGAACGCCAGAAGTCCGGCTATTGCCTGATAGAGAACCTCATCCTCGACCTGTGCGGCTTCATCGACGCCCGCAACATCGAGTTCAAGGTTATCCTGAACGCCTATACGACGATAGACAGCGCCCGCAAGGCCATGGATGCGTTCTACGACTACCTTGCAGAGACCGTTGTGGCCTGCCTCAACCGCGGGATCAAGGATGGCACTGTGCGCAGTGATATCGCCATTCAGCAGACCTCCGTGATTATTGCGACCCTGCTAGTCGGGGTGAACCGCCGCAGGCTGTTCGGCCCCATCGCGCCCAACCACGAGACAATGGCGCAGGAT